From a single Hymenobacter sp. YIM 151500-1 genomic region:
- a CDS encoding RICIN domain-containing protein, translated as MTNFNALLRGLLWVLLSIGLLPAAQAQIILPVEVLGPQGTTVQVTLPVADASKVAALYLRVHRPGFRGASTDPATARASVRINGGTWVDVTNANCQAWPVDASYGGIGGGFQTVRFKIAASKFGAAFAASNTLSIRLNQTDGHSSGLRVLEVNLLDAGGAKLMPASAFAQDDPTKWTAPRPGAADIAEGKRLWKEAVLVESPLASTALRAKCSSCHHENGADLKYFRYSNKSIIERTKFHGLSQAQGEQIASYIRSLTLKKRDGSTYNAPGYPWDPPYQPGPGLDSKPVEEWSAGAGLNAVLEKDSDMLPYLFPNGTSLAEMKKVTSTKATLNMRELPNAVQFLDWNEWLSPLHPVDIWGDEFYNSAAWKSYQRVRQELAPNGRASVSPARVADLMKFFTGDGITQTLHRDNLGDNLPAGVSFEQAQVGLRRWVITKIWELNHDFYLEDFAPQVHPHGERGWLGRERSVFELAPHLSAGNGEHFAYQNKLVGKYFSTVWYQTQLVVNPGYRTNAVHIPVDWKYHLSHIENLSGMSAQTPGEGLRYVSSLIKDMQMWDNEVGVSNAQTGWNLREIWPETLASDNFDKVFSSLTPALRRDLAEAVYSAWYEKTASHPIADFDRFGYSNGQVQNFNSYSWNPSNYPFTALDEPDNLRGTAEMPIRVRNMIIFGRELGINGTLLNQIADFGEAMWPLWDFDQLKGAAGPTSPPATQAPYGNTARALPGTIQAEDYDTGGEGVAYHDDDTNNRGGAYRTSEGVDVQTTTDTNGGHNVGYANDGEWLEYTVNVTGGTQDVQLRVASVNTGRQIRVKLGSTTLGTVTVPNTGAWQTWQTVTLAGVSVPGGTGQVLRLEFVGGGVNLNWIRFGAGTPPAATGLANGLYTLTPECAPANRLDVAGAATAGGTKVQTWTANSHDAQNWLVERQPDGSYRLSSELDPDMVLDVAGMGTANGTQMHLWEWLNNDAQKFTLTDMGGGSYRLEPKCAPGKAVDVSGSSTAAGAKVQLWDANTSGAQKWKFTLLSATASRTAASSAASATPTSDAASLTAFPNPSVDGQATLRLEARQPHTATVYVRNDQGQLVSVLAVPVKAGRTDFRLPSVLAKGTYFVQTKLDGQPRRFVLRVE; from the coding sequence ATGACAAACTTCAACGCGTTGCTGCGCGGCCTCTTGTGGGTGCTGCTCAGCATCGGCCTGCTCCCGGCGGCGCAGGCCCAGATTATCTTACCGGTCGAGGTACTGGGGCCCCAGGGCACCACCGTGCAGGTGACGCTGCCCGTGGCCGATGCCAGCAAGGTGGCCGCGCTGTACCTGCGCGTGCACCGGCCCGGTTTCCGCGGGGCCAGCACCGACCCGGCCACGGCGCGGGCCAGTGTGCGCATCAACGGGGGCACCTGGGTGGATGTCACCAACGCCAACTGCCAGGCCTGGCCGGTAGACGCCAGCTACGGCGGCATTGGCGGCGGCTTCCAGACGGTGCGCTTCAAAATAGCGGCCAGCAAGTTTGGGGCGGCGTTTGCGGCCAGCAACACGCTCAGCATCCGCCTCAACCAAACCGACGGGCACAGCAGCGGCCTGCGCGTGCTGGAAGTAAACCTGCTTGATGCCGGCGGCGCCAAGCTGATGCCGGCCTCGGCTTTTGCGCAGGACGACCCCACCAAGTGGACCGCCCCGCGCCCCGGCGCGGCCGATATTGCCGAAGGCAAGCGGCTGTGGAAAGAAGCCGTGCTGGTGGAGTCGCCGCTGGCCAGCACCGCCCTGCGGGCCAAGTGCTCGAGCTGCCACCACGAAAACGGGGCCGACCTGAAGTACTTCCGCTACTCCAACAAGAGCATTATCGAGCGCACCAAGTTCCATGGCCTGAGCCAGGCGCAGGGCGAGCAGATTGCCTCCTACATCCGCAGCCTGACCTTGAAAAAGCGCGACGGCAGCACCTACAACGCCCCCGGCTACCCCTGGGACCCGCCCTACCAGCCCGGCCCCGGCCTGGACAGCAAGCCCGTGGAAGAATGGTCGGCGGGGGCCGGCCTGAACGCCGTGCTGGAAAAAGACAGCGACATGCTGCCTTACCTGTTTCCGAACGGCACTTCGCTGGCGGAAATGAAGAAGGTGACGTCAACCAAGGCCACGCTGAACATGCGCGAGCTGCCCAACGCCGTGCAGTTTCTCGACTGGAACGAGTGGCTCTCGCCCTTGCACCCGGTCGACATCTGGGGCGACGAGTTCTACAATTCGGCGGCCTGGAAAAGCTACCAGCGCGTGCGCCAGGAGCTGGCGCCCAACGGCCGCGCCAGCGTGTCGCCGGCGCGGGTGGCAGACCTGATGAAGTTTTTCACCGGCGACGGCATCACCCAGACCCTGCACCGTGACAACCTCGGCGACAACCTGCCGGCCGGCGTATCCTTTGAGCAGGCGCAAGTGGGCCTGCGCCGCTGGGTAATCACCAAAATCTGGGAGCTGAACCACGATTTCTACCTCGAAGACTTCGCCCCGCAAGTGCACCCCCACGGCGAGCGGGGCTGGCTGGGGCGTGAGCGGTCCGTGTTCGAGCTGGCCCCGCACTTGTCGGCCGGCAACGGGGAGCATTTTGCCTACCAGAACAAGCTGGTGGGCAAGTACTTCTCCACGGTGTGGTACCAAACCCAGCTGGTAGTCAACCCCGGCTACCGCACCAACGCCGTGCACATTCCCGTGGACTGGAAATACCACCTGTCTCACATCGAAAACCTGTCGGGCATGTCGGCCCAGACGCCCGGCGAGGGCCTGCGCTACGTGTCCAGCCTGATCAAGGACATGCAGATGTGGGACAACGAGGTGGGCGTGAGCAATGCGCAAACCGGCTGGAACCTGCGCGAAATCTGGCCGGAAACCCTGGCTTCGGATAACTTCGACAAAGTGTTTTCGAGCCTGACCCCGGCGCTTCGCCGCGACCTAGCCGAAGCCGTGTACAGCGCGTGGTACGAGAAAACCGCCTCTCACCCCATTGCCGACTTCGACCGGTTCGGCTACAGCAACGGCCAGGTACAGAACTTCAACTCCTACAGCTGGAACCCCAGCAACTACCCGTTTACGGCCCTCGACGAGCCCGATAACCTGCGCGGCACCGCCGAAATGCCGATTCGGGTGCGCAACATGATTATTTTCGGGCGGGAGCTGGGCATCAACGGCACGCTGCTTAACCAGATTGCCGACTTCGGCGAGGCCATGTGGCCGCTCTGGGACTTCGACCAGCTGAAAGGCGCCGCCGGCCCCACCTCGCCCCCGGCCACGCAAGCGCCCTACGGCAACACGGCCCGCGCGCTGCCCGGCACCATCCAAGCCGAAGACTACGACACCGGCGGCGAAGGCGTGGCCTACCACGACGACGACACCAACAACCGCGGCGGGGCCTACCGCACCAGTGAAGGCGTGGACGTGCAAACCACCACCGACACCAACGGCGGCCACAACGTAGGCTACGCCAACGACGGCGAGTGGCTGGAATACACGGTGAACGTGACCGGCGGCACCCAGGACGTGCAGCTGCGGGTGGCCTCGGTGAACACAGGCCGGCAGATTCGGGTGAAGCTGGGCAGCACCACCTTGGGCACGGTGACCGTGCCCAACACCGGGGCCTGGCAAACCTGGCAGACGGTTACGCTGGCGGGCGTGAGCGTGCCCGGTGGCACGGGCCAGGTGCTGCGCCTCGAATTTGTGGGCGGCGGCGTAAACCTGAACTGGATTCGGTTTGGGGCGGGTACTCCCCCCGCTGCTACGGGCCTGGCCAACGGATTGTACACCCTGACACCCGAGTGCGCGCCGGCCAACCGCCTGGACGTGGCCGGCGCCGCCACGGCCGGCGGCACCAAAGTGCAAACCTGGACGGCCAACAGCCACGACGCCCAGAACTGGCTGGTGGAGCGCCAGCCCGACGGCTCCTACCGTCTCAGCTCCGAGCTGGATCCTGACATGGTGCTGGATGTGGCCGGCATGGGCACCGCCAACGGCACGCAGATGCACCTGTGGGAGTGGCTCAACAACGATGCGCAGAAGTTCACGCTCACGGACATGGGCGGCGGCAGCTACCGGCTCGAGCCCAAGTGCGCCCCCGGCAAAGCCGTGGACGTGAGCGGCTCCAGCACGGCCGCCGGCGCCAAGGTGCAGCTCTGGGACGCCAACACGTCGGGCGCGCAGAAGTGGAAGTTTACCCTGCTAAGCGCCACCGCCAGCCGCACGGCGGCCAGCAGTGCGGCTTCCGCCACCCCCACGAGCGACGCAGCCAGCCTGACAGCCTTCCCCAATCCCAGCGTTGATGGGCAGGCCACCCTGCGCCTGGAGGCCCGGCAGCCCCATACCGCCACGGTGTATGTGCGCAACGACCAGGGCCAGCTCGTGAGCGTGCTGGCCGTGCCCGTGAAGGCCGGCCGCACTGACTTCCGCCTGCCCAGCGTGCTAGCCAAAGGAACCTACTTCGTGCAAACCAAGCTCGACGGCCAGCCCCGGCGGTTTGTGTTGCGGGTGGAGTAG
- a CDS encoding RICIN domain-containing protein: protein MTLWLVWAVLPAPALAQQLTNRSLPGKQVWVSQLHEIAYYDYPPNNDYYGAHYPLTLQPSYQPRRPTDNLSRYIESGITGIHHLVHEYPGAPAVWEGMLTDADAYNGAITIAPELIWLDGAANVIKQYAAKAAGHPSAARVTHNGVSKLVVYSYGSRYNGTAAQWQAVKDELAAAGVPIFFVGDLVTEGNVVGNQAKITPYFSCFDAHWNFDPSAENFWPDLVKLLNDYNRPFAGGAMIGYNREPNGGYDDSRATGRYRNHWELSLASGVQWQNLVTWNDVSELHDLWPTSNWNWTLADLTAFYSAQMRGVAYPERLRTPQLYVTTPQRVNVGQTKSLPAEALALNTGSAAVSVQIQLVDGNGAPVGAAGSAAVGAGKAGAATLSVNLTALPAKRFLRAKATMTNASGAVVQQVLSAPILVYDTYEQTSDVKFSRTHYNSVPAYRALGSVGLSVAGDPRAAGGTTATVAPAAGTTVRFAEVLHNTYSVKNLFNQALSTAVPAVDAYREAKKMNTSAGGFYVARVIDEQERVGYSDPVYFAPPLRQPDNPAATAPGLDYAYFEQAGAAEPNLTQLTPLKIGTVATIDLTPRSRQDLFAFRYTGYLEVPTDGNYGFSLRADDGCKLYIGDRLVADASSGGEGSIGLKAGKHAVTITYYEAYGDQSVTVSYAGPGIAKQVIPASAFSRAVSGLANGLYTLTARHSGKALDVRNASALDTAGVIQWPANGGANQRWRVEAAGNGTYKLTAQHSGKCLDVAGSGTSNGTKVQQYTDNGTGAQRWRIEPTTDGYYRLINHTSGKGLDVSGVSQANAAKVHQWEYLGQLNQQWKLEPVAGSQSAASAPAAHKPASLWAFPNPSPDGRATLRLTAEAAQPATVYVRDGQGQLVSMLSVPVRAGQTDFRLPATLPAGTYFLQTTLDGEARRFTLQVK from the coding sequence TTGACGTTGTGGCTGGTTTGGGCAGTGTTGCCGGCGCCAGCTCTTGCCCAGCAGCTCACCAACCGCTCGTTGCCGGGCAAGCAGGTGTGGGTGAGCCAGCTGCACGAAATTGCCTACTACGACTACCCGCCCAACAATGACTACTACGGCGCCCACTACCCCCTCACGCTGCAACCCAGCTACCAGCCCCGCCGGCCCACCGACAACCTGAGCCGCTACATCGAGTCGGGCATCACCGGCATTCACCACCTGGTGCACGAGTACCCCGGCGCACCGGCCGTGTGGGAAGGCATGCTGACTGATGCCGACGCCTACAACGGCGCCATCACCATTGCGCCCGAGCTGATTTGGCTGGACGGCGCCGCCAACGTCATCAAGCAGTACGCCGCCAAGGCCGCCGGCCACCCCTCGGCCGCGCGCGTCACCCACAACGGCGTCTCGAAGCTGGTGGTGTACTCCTACGGCTCGCGCTACAACGGCACGGCCGCGCAGTGGCAGGCCGTGAAAGACGAGCTGGCCGCGGCCGGCGTGCCCATCTTCTTCGTGGGCGACCTGGTGACCGAAGGCAACGTGGTGGGCAACCAAGCCAAAATCACCCCCTACTTCTCCTGCTTCGACGCGCACTGGAACTTCGACCCCAGCGCCGAAAACTTCTGGCCCGACCTGGTGAAGCTGCTGAACGACTACAACCGGCCCTTCGCCGGCGGCGCCATGATCGGCTACAACCGGGAACCCAACGGCGGCTACGACGACTCGCGGGCCACGGGCCGCTACCGCAACCACTGGGAGCTAAGCCTGGCCTCGGGCGTGCAGTGGCAAAACCTGGTGACCTGGAACGACGTGAGCGAGCTGCACGACCTCTGGCCCACCAGCAACTGGAACTGGACCCTGGCCGACCTCACGGCCTTCTACTCGGCTCAGATGCGGGGCGTGGCTTATCCCGAACGCCTCCGCACCCCGCAGCTCTACGTCACCACCCCGCAGCGCGTGAACGTGGGGCAAACGAAAAGCCTGCCGGCCGAAGCCCTGGCCCTCAATACCGGCTCGGCGGCCGTGAGCGTGCAGATTCAGCTTGTGGACGGCAACGGCGCCCCCGTGGGCGCGGCCGGGTCGGCGGCGGTGGGCGCGGGCAAGGCGGGCGCCGCCACGCTGTCGGTGAACCTGACGGCGCTGCCGGCCAAGCGCTTTTTGCGGGCCAAAGCCACCATGACCAACGCCAGCGGCGCCGTGGTGCAGCAAGTGCTGTCGGCGCCCATTCTGGTGTACGACACCTACGAGCAAACCAGCGACGTGAAGTTCAGCCGCACGCACTACAACTCCGTGCCGGCCTACCGCGCCCTGGGCAGCGTGGGCCTGAGCGTGGCCGGCGACCCGCGCGCCGCGGGCGGCACCACGGCTACGGTGGCGCCGGCGGCGGGCACCACGGTACGCTTTGCCGAGGTGCTGCACAACACGTACTCGGTGAAAAACCTGTTCAACCAGGCCCTGAGCACCGCCGTGCCGGCCGTGGACGCCTACCGCGAAGCCAAGAAAATGAACACCTCGGCCGGCGGCTTCTACGTGGCGCGCGTCATCGACGAGCAGGAACGCGTGGGCTACTCCGACCCGGTGTACTTCGCGCCCCCGCTGCGCCAGCCCGACAACCCCGCCGCCACGGCCCCCGGCCTGGATTACGCCTACTTTGAGCAAGCCGGTGCCGCCGAACCCAACCTCACGCAGCTGACCCCGCTGAAAATCGGCACGGTAGCCACCATCGACCTGACGCCCCGCAGCCGGCAAGACTTGTTCGCGTTCCGCTACACCGGCTACCTGGAAGTGCCCACCGACGGCAACTACGGCTTCTCGCTGCGCGCCGACGATGGCTGCAAGCTCTACATCGGCGACCGGCTGGTAGCTGATGCCAGCAGTGGGGGAGAGGGTTCAATTGGCCTGAAGGCCGGCAAGCACGCCGTTACCATCACCTACTATGAGGCGTACGGCGACCAGTCGGTGACGGTGAGCTACGCCGGGCCGGGCATTGCCAAGCAGGTTATTCCGGCCAGCGCCTTTTCGCGCGCAGTTTCCGGCCTAGCTAATGGGCTGTACACGCTCACGGCCCGCCACTCGGGCAAGGCCCTGGACGTGCGCAACGCCAGCGCGCTGGACACGGCCGGCGTCATTCAGTGGCCGGCCAACGGCGGGGCCAACCAGCGCTGGCGTGTGGAGGCTGCGGGCAATGGCACCTACAAGCTCACGGCCCAGCATTCGGGCAAGTGCCTGGACGTGGCCGGCAGCGGCACCAGCAACGGCACCAAAGTGCAGCAGTACACCGACAACGGCACCGGCGCCCAGCGCTGGCGCATCGAGCCCACCACCGACGGCTACTACCGCCTCATCAACCACACCAGCGGCAAAGGCCTGGACGTGTCGGGCGTGAGCCAGGCCAACGCCGCCAAGGTGCACCAGTGGGAATACCTGGGCCAACTCAACCAGCAGTGGAAGCTGGAGCCGGTAGCTGGGAGCCAGTCGGCTGCATCGGCCCCCGCGGCGCATAAGCCCGCCAGCCTCTGGGCCTTTCCCAACCCCAGCCCCGACGGGCGCGCTACGCTGCGCCTGACGGCCGAAGCCGCCCAGCCCGCTACGGTGTACGTGCGCGACGGGCAGGGCCAGCTGGTGAGCATGCTCAGCGTGCCCGTGCGGGCCGGGCAGACCGACTTCCGCCTGCCGGCTACGCTGCCGGCCGGCACCTACTTCCTGCAAACCACGCTCGACGGCGAAGCGCGGCGCTTCACGCTTCAGGTGAAATAA
- a CDS encoding zinc metalloprotease translates to MKTQLNNPASRNTGLLKLSGLLLSGLILAACEGQGDVRPAASAAPVGVRTAATVVTTDSTNILPLGHYRAERILPNVPTLVIVRPDSRNVSTNANTPELLAALDRALAQYNALNLNIKFSRTEPAPRDPRDRSPQPAPPKRYYVTVYNYIEPPKAEPLRLALHSYTSNPTTRLISGSVFPSGVNGGSTVEIGRSIYINLAYGLAASPNALTNVLLKELGHVIGIENTDPKGSYLPGTTMIGVDYFCDDLRYTKKDLNGNPLLVPGTAAATPDVTSVFSLCGPAFGTAPAALNATDKAVLQQLFGKR, encoded by the coding sequence ATGAAAACACAGCTGAACAACCCTGCCAGCCGGAACACTGGCTTATTGAAGCTGAGCGGACTGCTGCTGAGCGGCCTTATTTTGGCAGCGTGCGAAGGCCAGGGTGACGTCCGCCCCGCGGCCAGCGCCGCGCCGGTTGGCGTGCGCACGGCGGCCACTGTAGTTACCACCGACAGCACCAACATTCTTCCGCTGGGGCATTATCGGGCCGAGCGAATTCTGCCCAATGTTCCTACGCTCGTCATCGTCCGGCCCGACAGCCGCAACGTGAGCACCAACGCCAACACCCCCGAGTTGCTGGCGGCGCTCGACCGGGCCCTGGCCCAGTACAACGCCCTCAACCTGAACATCAAGTTCAGCCGCACCGAGCCGGCCCCGCGCGACCCGCGCGACCGTAGCCCGCAGCCGGCTCCGCCCAAGCGCTACTACGTCACGGTCTACAACTACATTGAGCCGCCCAAGGCCGAGCCGCTGCGCCTGGCGCTGCACAGCTACACCAGCAACCCCACGACCCGGCTGATTTCCGGCAGCGTGTTTCCCTCGGGTGTGAATGGGGGCAGCACCGTGGAAATCGGCCGCTCCATCTATATCAACCTGGCGTACGGCCTGGCTGCCAGCCCCAATGCCCTGACCAACGTGCTGCTCAAGGAGCTAGGCCACGTCATAGGCATCGAAAATACCGACCCCAAGGGCAGCTACCTGCCGGGCACGACGATGATAGGCGTCGATTATTTCTGCGACGACCTGCGCTACACCAAAAAAGACCTCAACGGCAACCCGCTGCTGGTGCCCGGCACCGCCGCGGCCACGCCCGATGTCACGTCGGTATTCTCGCTCTGCGGCCCGGCCTTTGGCACCGCGCCCGCCGCACTCAACGCCACCGACAAGGCAGTGTTGCAGCAGTTGTTTGGCAAACGATAA
- a CDS encoding DUF4832 domain-containing protein, translating into MKHVFCGLLTLLLGGAATAQTTTKTYSGTSDIFINPERGFSVDRIAYHAGEALNLSDMQSTRTAGYSWVRRIYNLQDFRSAAISQAYLDMVAADFGTARAAGIKLIVRFTYNWDTGADASKSRILGHIDQLKNVLQANADAIAYVEAGFIGRWGEWHDSTNGLDNTTDRGDILKRLLGAVPASRMVALRYPNHKKQIFNNYNALTPSEAFNQTDRARVGCHNDYFLSDIADGGTFTYGDDQAATRENERAFLSQDNRYVVQGGESGEDRPEFSSCSKSVAELRRMRYSQLNAYWHNTLLARWQTEGCMDEVKRSLGYRFRLTTATLANSVATGATFTASIKVKNDGWASCYNSRGVEVILRNKSTGAKLVASGGALGGSKDPRFWLGGEEHTLSVSYTVPAGTATGQYEVLLNLPDPQSSLRTRPEYAIRLANSNAWEGSTGYNKLGHEVTITAGSTGTAAVADGTYTLTARHSGKRLDVQGNSSADKAQVWQYTANTSSAQRWVVRSVGDGYYTLTHEGTTKCLDVDGGKLDNGVEVWQYEANGLDPQKWKIEPTSDGYYKLTSKASGKCLDVYGGPAATADYDNVVQWEYVGGTNQQWKLDLVSSSSARQATASATLSKGTELLAYPNPSPDGQATLRLSAQKAQTATVQVFTPQGRPAGRFAVPVTAGSTDFALPAGLAPGLYRVQTTLDGKVRRLTLKVE; encoded by the coding sequence ATGAAACACGTTTTCTGTGGGCTGCTGACGCTGCTCTTGGGCGGCGCGGCCACGGCCCAGACCACCACCAAGACCTACTCTGGCACGTCCGACATCTTCATCAACCCCGAGCGCGGCTTCTCCGTGGACCGCATTGCCTACCACGCCGGCGAGGCGCTGAACCTGAGCGACATGCAGAGCACGCGCACGGCCGGCTACAGCTGGGTGCGGCGCATCTACAACCTCCAGGATTTCCGCAGCGCCGCTATTTCGCAGGCGTATCTGGACATGGTGGCCGCCGACTTCGGCACGGCCCGGGCGGCTGGTATCAAGCTCATCGTGCGCTTCACCTACAACTGGGACACCGGCGCCGACGCTTCCAAGAGCCGCATCCTGGGCCACATCGACCAGCTCAAAAACGTGCTGCAAGCCAATGCCGACGCTATTGCCTACGTGGAGGCCGGCTTTATCGGGCGCTGGGGCGAGTGGCACGACTCCACCAACGGCCTGGACAACACCACCGACCGGGGCGACATCCTCAAGCGGCTGCTGGGGGCCGTGCCGGCCAGCCGCATGGTGGCCCTGCGCTACCCCAATCACAAAAAGCAGATTTTCAACAACTACAATGCCCTCACGCCCAGCGAAGCCTTCAACCAAACCGACCGGGCCCGCGTGGGCTGCCACAACGACTACTTCCTCAGCGACATAGCCGACGGCGGTACCTTCACCTACGGCGACGACCAGGCGGCCACGCGCGAAAACGAGCGGGCTTTCCTGAGCCAGGACAACCGCTACGTGGTGCAGGGCGGCGAGAGCGGCGAGGACCGGCCCGAGTTTAGCTCCTGCTCGAAGTCGGTGGCCGAGCTTCGGCGCATGCGCTACAGCCAGCTCAACGCCTACTGGCATAACACGCTGCTGGCCCGCTGGCAGACCGAGGGCTGCATGGACGAAGTGAAGCGCAGCCTGGGCTACCGCTTCCGCCTTACCACGGCCACGCTGGCCAACTCGGTGGCCACGGGCGCCACGTTCACGGCCAGCATCAAGGTGAAAAACGACGGCTGGGCCAGCTGCTACAACAGCCGGGGCGTGGAGGTGATTTTGCGCAATAAAAGCACCGGCGCCAAGCTGGTGGCCAGCGGCGGCGCCCTGGGCGGCTCGAAAGACCCGCGCTTCTGGTTGGGCGGCGAAGAGCACACGCTCAGCGTGAGCTACACCGTGCCGGCGGGCACGGCCACGGGCCAGTACGAGGTGCTGCTCAACCTGCCCGACCCGCAGAGCAGCCTGCGCACCCGGCCCGAGTACGCCATCCGGCTGGCCAACTCCAACGCCTGGGAAGGCAGCACCGGCTACAACAAGCTGGGCCACGAAGTAACCATTACGGCCGGAAGCACCGGAACCGCGGCCGTAGCCGACGGCACCTACACGCTGACGGCGCGCCACTCGGGCAAGCGCCTGGACGTGCAGGGCAACTCCAGCGCCGACAAAGCCCAGGTCTGGCAGTACACGGCCAACACCTCCTCGGCCCAGCGCTGGGTGGTGCGCAGCGTGGGCGACGGCTACTACACGCTCACTCACGAAGGCACCACGAAGTGCCTGGACGTGGACGGCGGCAAGCTCGACAACGGCGTGGAGGTGTGGCAGTACGAAGCCAACGGCTTGGACCCGCAGAAGTGGAAGATTGAGCCCACCAGCGACGGCTACTACAAGCTCACCAGCAAGGCCTCGGGCAAATGCCTGGACGTGTACGGCGGCCCGGCGGCCACCGCCGACTACGACAACGTGGTGCAGTGGGAATATGTGGGCGGCACCAACCAGCAGTGGAAGCTGGACCTGGTAAGCAGCAGCAGTGCCCGCCAGGCCACGGCCAGCGCAACCCTGAGCAAAGGGACCGAGCTGCTGGCCTACCCCAACCCCAGCCCCGACGGCCAGGCCACGCTGCGCCTGAGCGCCCAGAAAGCCCAGACCGCCACCGTGCAGGTGTTCACGCCCCAGGGCCGGCCAGCGGGCCGCTTTGCCGTGCCCGTAACAGCTGGGTCGACTGATTTTGCGCTGCCCGCCGGGCTGGCGCCCGGCCTCTACCGCGTCCAGACCACTCTCGACGGTAAAGTCCGGCGCCTCACGCTCAAGGTTGAATAA
- a CDS encoding family 43 glycosylhydrolase has protein sequence MKHYFLLLRLVLLLAWPAAAQTSGNPVLSGYHADPHIAYFAGRYYIYPTSNEGTGGQDFHAYSSVDLTNWRDDGKIFDLGPQSSWAEFNGWAPAVVARNGKYYFYYSAEAKIGVAVGSSPTGPFTDLGRPLIASDPYTADVIDPYVFVDDDGQAYLYYGGSNGRRMVVRKLNADMVSFTADAPRDITPPSYFEGPCLVKRNGVYYMSYSVGNWSDGSYRAEYATGSSPLGPWTYGGYVLSSDDRFQGPGHHSILHLPGCDEYYVAYHRYQNNDFSTRYVALDRLYFNADGSIRPVQMTSTGVAPRVPGNGCGTPSNPGAGLADGVYTLVSKVSVSGAPLRRLDVPSSRDADENKLWLYEANASNAQRWHFARQSDGYYKVTSQVGSQTRVLDAQGSGKTNGTLVQLYHSNNTAAQRWRVESDGNGYYLLTPKHVAEDAAISKKLRLDVAGAVNADRTPIHLWEDNGNDAQRWRLEAVSSTAGRVAAQAAPLAANLADESGPRLVIYPNPSPDGQARLRLSAQKAQTATVQVRNQRGRLVGRFDVPVGASSADVTLPASLGPGLYHVQTTLDGKSLHVNLRVE, from the coding sequence ATGAAACACTACTTCCTTCTACTGCGCCTGGTGCTGCTGCTGGCCTGGCCCGCGGCGGCCCAAACCAGCGGCAACCCCGTGCTGAGCGGCTACCACGCCGACCCGCACATTGCCTATTTTGCGGGCCGCTACTACATTTACCCCACCAGCAACGAAGGCACCGGGGGCCAGGACTTCCACGCCTACTCTTCGGTTGACCTCACCAACTGGCGCGACGACGGCAAAATCTTCGACCTGGGCCCGCAAAGCAGCTGGGCCGAATTCAACGGCTGGGCCCCGGCCGTGGTGGCCCGCAACGGCAAGTACTACTTCTACTACTCGGCCGAGGCCAAAATCGGGGTGGCCGTGGGCAGCAGCCCCACCGGGCCCTTCACCGACCTGGGCCGTCCGCTCATCGCCTCCGACCCGTACACGGCCGACGTCATCGACCCCTACGTGTTCGTGGACGACGACGGGCAGGCCTACCTGTACTACGGCGGCTCGAACGGCCGGCGCATGGTGGTGCGCAAGCTCAACGCCGACATGGTGAGCTTCACCGCCGACGCGCCCCGCGACATCACCCCGCCCAGCTACTTTGAAGGGCCCTGCCTGGTGAAGCGCAACGGCGTGTACTACATGAGCTACTCGGTGGGCAACTGGTCGGACGGCAGCTACCGGGCCGAGTACGCCACGGGCTCTTCGCCGCTGGGGCCGTGGACGTACGGGGGCTACGTGCTGTCCTCCGACGACCGGTTCCAGGGACCGGGGCACCATTCCATCCTGCACTTGCCGGGCTGCGACGAGTACTACGTGGCCTACCACCGCTACCAGAACAACGACTTTTCGACCCGCTACGTGGCCCTCGACCGGCTGTACTTCAACGCCGACGGCTCGATCCGGCCGGTGCAGATGACCTCCACCGGCGTAGCGCCGCGGGTGCCGGGCAACGGCTGCGGCACACCCAGCAACCCCGGCGCCGGACTGGCCGACGGGGTGTATACGCTGGTAAGCAAGGTGAGCGTGAGCGGCGCGCCGCTGCGCCGCCTCGACGTGCCCAGCAGCCGCGACGCCGATGAGAACAAGCTGTGGCTGTACGAGGCCAACGCCAGCAACGCCCAGCGCTGGCACTTCGCCCGCCAGAGCGACGGCTACTACAAAGTCACCAGCCAGGTGGGCAGCCAAACCCGCGTGCTCGACGCCCAGGGCTCGGGCAAAACCAATGGCACGCTGGTGCAGCTCTACCACAGCAACAACACCGCTGCCCAGCGCTGGCGGGTGGAAAGTGACGGCAACGGCTACTACCTGCTCACGCCCAAACACGTGGCCGAGGATGCTGCCATCAGCAAAAAGCTGCGCCTGGACGTGGCCGGGGCCGTCAACGCCGACAGAACGCCCATTCACCTCTGGGAAGACAATGGCAACGACGCCCAGCGCTGGCGCCTTGAGGCCGTGAGCAGCACTGCCGGCCGGGTGGCCGCGCAGGCGGCTCCGCTCGCAGCCAACCTGGCGGATGAGTCCGGCCCCCGCCTGGTGATTTACCCTAACCCCAGCCCCGATGGCCAGGCTAGGCTGCGCCTGAGCGCCCAGAAAGCCCAGACCGCCACCGTGCAGGTGCGCAACCAGCGCGGCCGGCTCGTGGGCCGGTTCGACGTGCCGGTGGGCGCCAGCTCCGCCGATGTTACCCTGCCAGCCAGCCTTGGCCCCGGCCTCTACCACGTGCAAACTACCCTCGACGGCAAGTCCCTGCACGTCAACCTCCGGGTCGAGTAG